One stretch of Janibacter limosus DNA includes these proteins:
- a CDS encoding molybdopterin molybdotransferase MoeA, whose amino-acid sequence MSDPTQRVLLTVEEYLDELLTTLLAGAAALDDVEDVPLAQALGRVLALPVHAAGDVPAFANSAMDGYAVLHDDLASLPATLRVVGAVPAGSSEDPAMGLGECVRIMTGAPLPSGADTVVPVEVTDGGTSTVTITEARTLGQHVRGAGEDVRAGAVVADAGVTVTGRVLGSLAAAGAATVTVRRRPVVAVAATGDELVSPGGSLVRGQIFESNGTHLAATLTELGVQVRGPVVLPDDTTGFTSGLDELADGADLVLLTGGVSVGDFDVSRIVLEESADGVFRHVRMQPGKPQGWARWHGVPVIAFPGNPVSTAISFEVFGRPVIDRLLGRAPVTGPTVAVAGTGWRSPAGRRQLVPVRLSSDETGRLVATPTHRRGSASHMVTSLAGAHALAVVAEEIDSVEPGDIVQIRSL is encoded by the coding sequence ATGAGTGACCCGACCCAGCGCGTCCTGCTGACCGTCGAGGAGTACCTCGACGAGCTGCTCACCACACTGCTCGCCGGCGCCGCGGCCCTCGACGACGTCGAGGACGTCCCGCTGGCGCAGGCCCTCGGCCGCGTGCTGGCGCTGCCCGTGCACGCCGCGGGCGACGTGCCCGCCTTCGCCAACTCCGCCATGGACGGCTACGCCGTGCTCCACGACGACCTCGCGAGCCTGCCCGCCACGCTCCGGGTCGTCGGCGCGGTACCCGCGGGGTCGAGCGAGGACCCGGCCATGGGACTCGGCGAGTGCGTGCGGATCATGACCGGCGCGCCCCTGCCGTCCGGGGCCGACACGGTCGTGCCCGTCGAGGTCACCGACGGGGGCACGAGCACCGTCACGATCACCGAGGCCCGCACCCTGGGGCAGCACGTGCGCGGCGCGGGTGAGGACGTGCGCGCGGGCGCGGTCGTCGCCGACGCGGGCGTGACGGTCACCGGTCGGGTCCTGGGGTCGCTGGCCGCCGCGGGCGCCGCGACCGTCACCGTGCGGCGCCGCCCGGTCGTCGCCGTCGCAGCCACGGGTGACGAGCTCGTCTCGCCGGGAGGCTCGCTCGTGCGCGGGCAGATCTTCGAGTCCAACGGCACGCACCTGGCGGCCACGCTGACCGAGCTCGGCGTGCAGGTCCGTGGCCCCGTGGTCCTGCCCGACGACACCACCGGGTTCACCTCCGGCCTCGACGAGCTCGCCGACGGCGCCGACCTCGTCCTGCTCACCGGCGGCGTGAGCGTGGGCGACTTCGACGTCTCGCGGATCGTCCTCGAGGAGTCGGCCGACGGCGTCTTCCGCCACGTGCGCATGCAGCCGGGCAAGCCGCAGGGCTGGGCCCGCTGGCACGGGGTCCCCGTCATCGCCTTCCCCGGCAACCCGGTGAGCACGGCGATCTCCTTCGAGGTCTTCGGCCGCCCGGTGATCGACCGGCTCCTCGGCCGCGCGCCGGTGACCGGCCCGACCGTCGCCGTCGCCGGCACCGGGTGGCGCTCGCCCGCGGGGCGTCGACAGCTGGTCCCGGTCCGGCTGTCCAGCGACGAGACGGGACGCCTCGTCGCGACCCCCACCCACCGCCGGGGCTCGGCCTCCCACATGGTCACCTCCCTCGCCGGCGCGCACGCGCTGGCGGTCGTCGCCGAGGAGATCGACTCCGTCGAGCCCGGCGACATCGTGCAGATCAGGAGCCTGTAG